In Aspergillus nidulans FGSC A4 chromosome II, the genomic stretch GTTCCCTCGCTCTTACTGGCTGAACGGTGGCCTGTCGGCCTTATACtctctctgcatcttcaacTTCGCCGCCAGCATTGTTCTTTGGTTTACCGTCAACTCAGACCGAAATTACATCCATCCTATTCTCAGCCAATTGATACCCGCTGGGCATTGCGCGTGCGAAACGGCGGCGGTTTTCGAATGTAGCACTTGCTTGACCTGCTCGCATCAGGACCCCATCTTACAGATCGACGAAAACGAAACGGAATTGTGGGAGTTTGAGTACAGCCGAGACGCCTTCAATGTCGGACTGAGCCGCAGCCAGTGCGCCGCTTCGTTCCCGGGCCTCTTCGAGGACGTTAGTCGTGCTGCAACTTACTGGCGCACGCAGGGAGGATTGTCTTCTGATGACCTTGACGCCATCCCCATTAATCAGGGCATGGGCCGCGCGAGAATAACGCAGGGAGAGTTGTATGTAATATCTGTCCGAGCGCGTGGCGAGGACCACCGGAGGAAATTACTTGCTGCATTGAGTGCGATGCACCGAGCCCTTGTAGCAGATTCCAACCGCTTGGCCCGGCCAGAAATAGAATTTGTCTTCTCGATCGAGGATAAGCTCGTCGACGTCACCAGTTCGGAGCACCCAGTGTGGGTACTCGCCCGAacagcagatgaagaagctgcgtGGCTAATGCCCGATTTTGGATACTGGGCTTGGGACCACCTGCAGGCATCGATCGGCCCATACGACCAGGTTGTCGAGCAGGCCGCGGAGTATGACAATATACCTTGGGAGGACAAAAAACACCAGCTTGTGTGGCGGGGGAAACCGAGTTTTGCACCGAAGTTACGACGAGCACTTATGGATGCGACGCGTGACCAGCCATGGGCGGATGTTCAGGCTGTAGACTGGCAAGAGCAGGACAAGTCAAATGttctgaagatggaggaCCACTGCAAATATATGTTCATTGC encodes the following:
- a CDS encoding uncharacterized protein (transcript_id=CADANIAT00004023), with the protein product MFPRSYWLNGGLSALYSLCIFNFAASIVLWFTVNSDRNYIHPILSQLIPAGHCACETAAVFECSTCLTCSHQDPILQIDENETELWEFEYSRDAFNVGLSRSQCAASFPGLFEDVSRAATYWRTQGGLSSDDLDAIPINQGMGRARITQGELYVISVRARGEDHRRKLLAALSAMHRALVADSNRLARPEIEFVFSIEDKLVDVTSSEHPVWVLARTADEEAAWLMPDFGYWAWDHLQASIGPYDQVVEQAAEYDNIPWEDKKHQLVWRGKPSFAPKLRRALMDATRDQPWADVQAVDWQEQDKSNVLKMEDHCKYMFIAHVEGMPPVHLPYFINREAKLTLDLPYAGRSYSASLKYRQACRSVIVVHQLQYIQHHHYLLIPSGPQQNYVEVARDFSDLADALMPLLDDPVRAETIANNSVRTFRQRYLTPAAEACYWRALWDEYGNIFNSSQAQTGEEGKRRPGLRYESFILQGSDDMLEFHS